A stretch of Aedes aegypti strain LVP_AGWG chromosome 2, AaegL5.0 Primary Assembly, whole genome shotgun sequence DNA encodes these proteins:
- the LOC5574896 gene encoding uncharacterized protein LOC5574896 gives MIKIVTCALIVTGLSATKMRFKCWGRRSEMKLSKIAIVFTLLFACAYASRNDSSSLDAVTQHPPVKHRTARLVREFPNSVEQRLQSIEYPSYNIPNPYGPGTYAFGYEIEDPQTGNVQFRDEEKLQNGTVRGSYGYMQPDGSVIITRFLADLLGYRATTEIRRADGQTVASFPGRSPITYNPALNPDYINPQYSAAILSHIKNQQFNPNQGLIQYPNGIPPTTPFPLQDYPINPTGPLPYDAPMNGNIFSNFFNQFPSNLIPSNIYNNLHSTFPNIIPQQNPLNTFATNIQNGIQQFTQNNPLGNFVSNAQTQFQQNNPFANWFNGNRFGQQQQQQQQIQQSPQLFLQSQQQQSLPGVGFSGLTGLGASNYLQNHRIPTTKRRRIIGTTKRRKHGLKTRDDTDADDWLEEFLESRKREMIYGLTTTTVTPKTVLNEVDVGGNKVPA, from the exons ATTGTATTCACGCTGCTCTTCGCCTGCGCGTATGCAAGCCGCAATGACAGCAGCAGCCTCGACGCCGTCACGCAGCATCCACCGGTAAAACATCGCACGGCACGACTTGTACGCGAGTTCCCCAACTCCGTGGAGCAGCGCCTTCAAAGTATCGAATACCCCTCATACAACATTCCCAACCCATACG GTCCCGGAACCTACGCCTTTGGGTATGAAATAGAGGATCCACAAACGGGAAATGTTCAATTCAGGGACGAGGAGAAGCTCCAGAATGGAACTGTTCGTGGCTCGTATGGGTACATGCAACCAGATGGTAGTGTGATAATCACACGATTCTTGGCTGATTTATTAGGCTATCg TGCAACCACCGAAATAAGACGAGCGGATGGACAAACAGTCGCTTCCTTCCCTGGCCGATCACCAATTACTTACAATCCAGCGCTCAACCCAGACTACATTAATCCTCAATACAGTGCGGCGATCCTTAGCCACATAAAAAACCAACAATTCAACCCAAACCAAGGGCTAATTCAATATCCTAATGGAATTCCTCCGACAACGCCCTTCCCCTTACAAGACTATCCGATCAATCCTACAGGTCCACTTCCATACGATGCTCCAATGAACGGAAAcattttctccaattttttcaACCAGTTCCCTTCCAATTTGATACCATCCAATATCTACAACAATCTGCACTCTACCTTTCCGAACataattcctcaacaaaatccACTGAACACGTTTGCAACCAACATTCAGAATGGTATACAGCAGTTCACGCAAAACAACCCTCTGGGGAACTTTGTTAGCAATGctcagactcagttccagcaaAACAACCCATTTGCCAACTGGTTCAACGGAAATCGCTTTggtcaacagcagcagcaacaacaacagatTCAACAGTCTCCACAACTGTTTCTGCAATCACAACAGCAACAATCTCTTCCTGGAGTGGGCTTCTCCGGGTTGACCGGACTGGGCGCTTCAAACTACCTTCAGAACCATAGAATTCCGACCACGAAGCGTCGACGGATCATTGGGACCACCAAGCGAAGGAAGCACGGTCTGAAGACCAGGGACGATACCGACGCCGATGATTGGttggaggagtttttggaaagcCGAAAACGAGAGATGATCTATGGGCTGACGACGACGACCGTCACACCAAAAACAGTGCTGAACGAGGTGGACGTTGGAGGCAACAAAGTGCCTGCTTGA